The nucleotide sequence TGCAGAATAGAGGAACCTGGCTGGGACGTCCCTTAGGGCACTGAGCTGGAAAACTTTAAGATGCTCTGTTAGGGGGACTGAGCaaggcagagcagaacagaagaaccttgctagAATGCTCTTTAAGGGGAGGATGAGCAAGGTCAAgcagaaaaagtaacaacttttcacCAGAAGtggaggagattgctacatttctgcagtgGCTTCCCTTATAGCAGAGTGTTACCAAAAGAAGTAACAACATCTTGGGAtggagaagaagcagatagctATGCGGGAACAGAGCAGAGCGCAGCTGTAGCAGCTCTACAGGAGAAGAGCATGGTTGCTATACCTTCCGGGAGACCTTCTcccaccacaccccagctccaggcAGCCTGGCTTCCACCTTTCTTCCAGGGCTGAGCTATTGTGGCTCTAGGTAGCCTGATTTCCCTATAGTCAAGACAACTGTCCTCCAAGGCTGAGCAGCCCTATTGCagctccagagctgtcctattgggTCTCTACCCCTTCTGAGCTGAGCTGTCCTATGTGGCTTCAACCTCCAGAGATGTCCTACTGGGTCTCTACCCCTCCAGAACTGTTTTATTGCGGCTCTATCCCTCCAGACTCTCTGTCCTATTACAGCTCTAAGTATATCCTGGCTTCCTGATAAGTCAGGACATCTCTGCAACTTTACACCTGTAACATTTTCCTGTCAACACTGTCAAGGAAAGTCTTATGCtatcttaaataccatattctgtaggtctttgaagtgtttgaagaccaactatttatgtaaatatatctgtttaaccttgaaaacatgccTAATAGGATTGTAAGTTTGATTCTTATAGATAACTAATAActagtatttcttaattatacattatatttttaaatgagctgtataggtatgAGTTATATAGATATACcttaaacaaaaccagaaacatacatacagtataacaaaaattaactttaaatgtaTATTAATAGACTAAAATATATAccagtgtaaaatatttaagactagtctttttagtttaaaagtaaattcaataatctacccttttatcctatcacttATAtaccccctctttttcttttcagaacaagatccctaaatcaaatctcctttgttcagctttttttttctgactattaCCAATAACAATTTACAACCAATccctttaaataataataaacattcatAATTCATATTTTGGGGACGTGGGCTTTGTTTCCTCTAGACTGCTTCCCATTGTCTGGGGCTGCTGGTATCTTTAGAGGACCCTTGAGAAAAATCAAGATAATTGCTAGGCCTTggctggagtattctgtgaggctgagtCATCTGTCAGCAGCCTTCAGGTTGTTTTGAATGCTGGATCACCTGAACCATTCATTTCCATTGGTGTCTGGTTTCTttgctctgaaaatacataaacttttaaaggtaacatacataccTGCATTAATACAAGCATAGACTGTGCATTGTACATAAGTCAgcaaaagatgatttttttggTTATGTATTTGAATAGGCAAAATATATAACACAGGTCTTGTCATTCTTCAAGGTCTATTTCTCTATGTCTGCAGTCAGaatttcagggggtcttcctcaaCCAAACCTGATCATCtttaacctggaatgaatccacatcttctgtgaaaataaaagcataacctctcccccaaagtaacacaccttttgacttaaattttgaactcaacacatttttaaaatatataggttgtgTTTTATCTAGCAGTTTTTATAATCCAGTGTCCTTTGGCAGCTGAAATATTGAAAGACAACACAAACAGTAACATACAGAATTCAGACTTTCTTTGTATGTCCTGTCTTTGCatagctttttcttttatattactttacccACTTTTTAagcactttattattttaaaactatatatttcttttttatgactctctataccttctctttttttataaaatatttatttatttattatgtatacaatattctgtctgtatgcctcaaggccagaagagggcgccagacctctttacagatggttgtgagccaccatgtggttgctgggaattgaactcaggacctttggaagagcaggcaatgctcttaaccactgagccatctctccagccctctatacCTTCTCTTATCTCTCCAAATCCTacgtatatttttaaacacactgtaacctgtttagaggttttttttctatctgaatctgtctttactgtgtatctgtgattttttttttttttttgcctcatgaGACGAATCTTAAAATATGTCAGGTGTAGCTTAGCTCAGTGCACGGTGGCTAGCTCTTCCCACAGGCAGCTGCCAAGAGCCACTTTTCTGTATATGACTGTGCTCATAGCCAGCCTGAGAGACTGCAGGAACCTGCCACTCAGCCCATCCCAGGGTGCACTGGCAGCTCAAGATTGCAGGCAGCGGCCAGGAGATGCGACCCTGTACCACAGCTGGCATGAGAGACATGAAACTAGACAGATGCCTTTGgctctatgtctgtgtgtttagAACCTTTTTGTAAAGCTTTCTCGGGTCTTTTGTGGAAATTCTGGCTCCACATTGGAATGCCATTTGTAGGCAAAGTTTCTATCCTGCCAGCAacccccaaataaacacactgaggcatatattaaatagaaatgctcaactgatagctcaggcttgttactattTCTTACAAcctaatctatttctattaatctatgtgctgccccaggGCTCGTGACTTTTACTTCTATTTTGTGTTTCTGACTTGTTCtcatctggctggcaactcccaCAATGCTGCCCTTCTGCATCCCAGCATCCTTAGCTTGGTTGTAACACCCATACTGGCTACCTGCCAGtcagttcttttattaaccaatgagagtactGCATATTCACAGAGCACAGAAGGATCAGTTCACAGCACCACGCCATAAACTTCACATGCCCTTCCATAGCACCATCACCCAGAGGCCAAGCCTTTCAGGTTAATCTTCTGATgaaaagataaacagaagaacctcttGTTATTCAACCTGAGAATGCAAGACAATTTACCCCAAgatcttttaattttatcatgTCTCCAATATCCATTCTTCAAAATACTATAGCACAGTCACAAGTTCTAGAAGGTAGGGTAAGGGCAGTTTTGGTGGGGGGAGCATTATTCAGTCTGTCACAGTACATTTACAATAATACTCATGACCTTGTCAAGATTTAATCAATATAACTTGATAACAATAAGTGAGCAAGCAAATACAGATGGTTCAGTGACTTAGCAGGAATTTCTTTtaaactccattgtgtatatgtcaTGTTCTAGGCTATTTTCAGAGCCCGTCCAGGAAATCAGGTTTATTTTACATACTTGGCCTTTCTTGATCTCAAATCAAGTCATTGTCATGGTAAAATGACATCCATTTTATGGATAACTCTAGAATTAAAACAAGATGATAAGTCTATTACAGAAAGATTAGACGAATAAGGATAATTGCTCCAAGAGACAAAGCCGCAAAAAGCCCTCCGATATTGGGCTCTCTTTGTTCCTGAACATGCACATTTTCAGAATATGTGCTTGCAGGCTGAGATAAAAAATTGGGACTCTGTGGTGGGGGTGAATTGTGGCTCTTTGGTGGGGAACAACCGTGGCTCTGTGGTGGGAAAGAACTGTGGCTCTTTGGTGGGGAAGAACCGTGGCTCTGGGGTGGGAAAGAACTGCAGCTCTTTGGTGGAGGAGATGGGGATTTGAGTGGCTTTGCTTTGTATGCACACCCTCCATGGGGGTCCAGAGTGCATGCCTCACAATTGGCTCTGTCATGGGGTCCATCCAAAAGCACCCTCTCTTTTGAAGTTGATGTTATTTTCTTGAGGCCATGTCCATAGTATTTCTGCACAATATGACTAACCAGCTTCTCCAGAATTCTTTGGATGCTCTCTTCAGAGAACCTAGGATTCTCAAATTTAGCCATAGAACACTTCTGGCACCTCTGAGCAAAGATCCTCATGAGCACCCGGCCCTGAAGTTTCCTAGGCTCGTAATACATGTGGCACAGGATCTTCACTTGGGCAGAAATCCAGTGTCTGTTGCATATGGAACACTGGAACCTGTAGACAGAACAAAGAAGCCCATGGTTTCCTTAGCTCAGGTCTGAGAGACAATGGTCAGCTAAGGAATTCTAGGAATCCCTTTCATATGGTTTTGAATGACCTGGTCACAGAGAAGCAAGAACAAGGGGCACTGTGTTTTAGATGCTTTCCTGTTACTACTGAGCCTGCATCTTTGATAGTAAAAGCCTCTCTGGAAGtcttaaaaagaagagaatttgAAGGGAGTCAGTGacagtacacgcctttaatctcagacctaggagggcagaggcaggcagatttgtgttcgaggccagtctggtctacaaagtgagttccaggagtgtcagagctgttacacacacacacacacacatatacacacacacacacacaaaagagaattGTTCTTATGTGCATAAAACGTTCTTCACGATGACACAAAACTTCTATAAACTGCCTATCGAGAGGCAGGCAATACTGCTGCCTTTCGGTGTTGGTTCTCTTCCTCTGTAGGTCATTCCTCACAGGTACTATAAGAAAAGCGAATAATAAAATGTACACACAATTTGGGATATACAAAGCAAGTGGGGGAGGGTTCTGTCCTCAGCCGAGGCCGTGCAAACCAACCTTATTCATCTACCTACTACAGCGCGTACCTCTACTGAGCAACATCTTAGGGACAGATTAGAATGTGTGGAAATGTCTTGCCTGAGGCTCATATGGGGTAGGGCACACTGTGCTTGAGATAGGGTAAGGGTGAGCAGGCAGCAGCACAGATGAGGGGGTCGGAAAGAACTGCGGACCCTAGGGGCCCTGGAAAAGGCCCTAGAGTTCTAGAGACAGGGGTTTAGCTTCCCAGGCCAGCCATTCTTACTGTCCTGACAAGGTAAGAAAAACTGTTCCCTACAACCTGGAGCTTGACTGGGACCGCAGGGAGGGCAGCCGATAAAGAAAGGGTGTTCCTCAGACACTTGGGCCTGGGCTttagctttctctctttttatccaCAGGCTTTCTGTAAAACAATGTGCCGTATGGCTGCTTGTATTTAGTTGACTCTTAAGAAGTAGCCCTGAGCAGGGGTCAGGCAAGGAGTCTTACTATAGCCTGAAGGGACTGGTCAGTGTTAATATAGGAGACTCCCTCAAAATttgactctccctcccctcccct is from Microtus pennsylvanicus isolate mMicPen1 chromosome 1, mMicPen1.hap1, whole genome shotgun sequence and encodes:
- the Rtp4 gene encoding receptor-transporting protein 4; amino-acid sequence: MSLRIEQDSKLLTMPGPQLSPPTSFSDPSTWDQMFQELIQEEKPRAKWTLQLDKNILLDDLTKGWRQYQQEGVGWFQCSICNRHWISAQVKILCHMYYEPRKLQGRVLMRIFAQRCQKCSMAKFENPRFSEESIQRILEKLVSHIVQKYYGHGLKKITSTSKERVLLDGPHDRANCEACTLDPHGGCAYKAKPLKSPSPPPKSCSSFPPQSHGSSPPKSHSSFPPQSHGCSPPKSHNSPPPQSPNFLSQPASTYSENVHVQEQREPNIGGLFAALSLGAIILIRLIFL